ACTATTTATTCCATAAAACAACACTCATATCGTTTGCCTTTTGAGTGTCACGTGAAGGAATCTGTCCACTTTGAAATAAGAATTAATCTCCCCCTACAGAATTATTTAAAACAAGATGTATAATTTGTAAGAGTTAATTTATGTCAGGGGTTTTTGGTTCCCTTATCTTTTGGATGCAGGCTAAGCACAATGCTGATGAACATTTCACATTATTTTGTCGTTTTTAGATAACTGCAGAATTTAATCTTTATTGAATTACATTAATAAATCTGTCACGTTATTTATATTTGAAAGTAAACAAGCAAGACAAGAATTATACAAATAAAACCCCCAAAGGACAGGGAAAGACCTCTGTTGACATACTTGAAGCATTATTTCTTTTTTGCTAGATTCATTATATGTATTTAAAATGGATAGGTTAGTTTTAACCTGCCTGGGCCATCAACAATACAACACTACGTTTACCTCTCCATTCCTGAGAGGCTTCTGCTTGTTTACATTTTAACACTTAGCTTGTGACAATAATGGGAGGTGGCTAGGAGGGCCACAACATTGGGACAGTTTTTCTGTGGCCAAGTTGACAAGAACTTGCCTTGGGGGCATGCATTCATACCAGAGCATGAATATATCCCCTAACCCAGTCTTTAACAAGGAGCCCGTCTGCCAGCAACTACAACATAATATCTTTATCAgcacacaagtcaagtcaagtcaagtcaattttatttgtatagcacatttaaaaacaacccagaaCCAGCTAGTGTTATAGAATTGCTTTGACAGCGAGGTTCCACCTACAGCACTGCTGCCTGTCAAGAGCAGTGGTGTATGATTCATTACATTTGCAGATTCTgtcattctgaaataaaaacggcacggcggcacggtggcgcagcggtagagctgctgccttacagcgaatgcagcgccggagactcaggttcgatcctgacaacgggcgccgtctgtacagagtttgtacgttctccccgtgacctgtgtgggttttctccgagatcttcggtttcctcccacattccaaagacgtacaggtatgtaggttaattgactgggtaaatgtaaaaattgtccctagtgtgtgtaggatagtgttaatgtgcggggatcgctgggcggcgcggactcgatgggccgaagcgcctgcttccgcgctgtatctctaaaaaaatcttttaaaaaatctaataaaaacccagaaaatgctggaaaaactcagatgGTCAGTTGGCATCTATTGTAAGAAAAATCGGTAACATTCCAGGTCTGAAACCCTGtgtcagaactgagaaagagagaaacaatTTGCTCAAGGAAGCAGAGAATGTGGGGGATGGTCTAGCCTACCGAGATGTGTCCAACAGGCCAGACTACGCAAATGAAAGTAAAAAGGATGGCAGACAAAACTGGACAGTTCTGATACAAAACAGAAAGAAAGAGCAAGTTATCTTAACTTGGAGATTTTTATACTGTCTCCAGCAAGTTGCAAGGTTCCCAGATGGAAAATAAACTGTTGTTCTTTGAGCTTGTGTGGGCATCACTGTAACAGTGTGGGAGGCTGTTTGGGATTGTTAGACATGCAACATCTTTCGGGaataagctagacacaaaaagctggagtaactcagcgggtcagacagcatctctggagaaaaagaataaatTACTTTTTGGGTCGaaaaccgtctgaagaagggtcttgacccaaaacgtcagttattccttttctctggagatgctgtctgtcccgctgagttactccagctttttgtgtctatcttcggtttaaaacagcatctgcagttccttcctatacatcttTCGTGAATAATCTGGATACCAGGTATTAATACAAACTAGAATCAGTCTTCAACGATCACATTGCAGGAATCTCAAATAAAAAACACTTGCTTCCTGTTTGTCATCTGACCATTGTAAATGGAAGTAGACTTATGGGTGAAAGGTAAAGGGAATGCAAACATGGAGGAGACAGAGAGAGCATGTTAGCAAACCATGTAGGAAGCGCTAAGATGTATTAGGAATTGGATTTTTGTAATGAAGGCTTATTCTGGGTGTCAGATATTTAGTGGGATAGATCAGTGTAGAAAACTAACATGAAAACAGATATGGGAAAGGATCCAGGTTATGGTAAGAGATATTAGGCAGGCTGAGTAAAAAAAAGACGAAACATTTGACATTATGTTGGCCTAGAGGGTGAAAAGGAAATTAAAGCAACCTTCCCTTGCATGATTACCTCTCCTGTGGCCAAAAGTTGTGACAAAAAAGTGTAATGTGACCCATTATAAAATTTCAGAAGCCAATAACTCCAACAAGGATGGGGGTTAACATAAGTGATCTGAGTCTCTTTCAATGATGGAGCGAGCTAACAGCAAGATATACAAGAGGGGTACTAGTGGGGTGAGATCTTTATCGTCATTCAGATAAGGATCACCCCCAAAAAAACTCTTTAGATAGAGAAAAAGGCACCTCTGAAGGTATGGGGTTATCCTGACCCACACGTGCCTCTATCATGGCATACAACACAAACCTGAACCTGAGACAACAATGTCACCCTGCTCTTCCCCTTGGCAGCACAGTAATTACTGACAACCATATCTGATCGTATCAAGGTTGTACTGAGTTCGAATGGGCAAAGAGAAGAATATAGGATGAGTATGAACAAAGTATGCTGCAATGGGCTAGCAGGGAGGAGGCAGTGACATGCCACGATTGACATAGCTACCATCTTCACACAACCAATGACATGAATCTGACAGGCATATCCACAGTATCGAAGGGAAGAATAAAGCAGAGTGATTCCTTCATGTAAGCCACTGATATAGATAGCAAGCAGCTGAGACCCACGGGACGCTTAACTAATTTCACGCATTTATTTCTGCTCTCTATTTTCTATCTGTTAACAAATTCTCAAACCATGCTAGTATATATTGATCCAAATCCCATGCACAAAACTTGAGTAACAATCCACAGTTCAGCATCATATTAAATGCTATTAGCAAATACAAAAACACTACATCTGCTGCCTTTTCCACTTTTCTACTTTGGGAACTTTACCCTTAAATGCTCTAATGGATTCTATAAACAAGATTTCcccttttaaaaattatattcatTGTTCCAATTCCATAATTATTTTCCCCATACCATTTTACCTTCTAATAAGTACTCATTTTTAATTTAGTTCTGTGTAGAGGTACAGTtttgtttggaaatacagcatggaaacaggccctttggcccaccgagtccacgctgaccatacaTCATCCATTCAtgtgagttctatgttatcccattttcacccccaatccctacaaactaggggcaatttatagaggccaattaagttACACACCCAtatatctttggattgtgggaagaaggcatcacagggtgaatgtgcaaactgcacatatACATCAGGAttcaacccagatctctggcactataaggcagcagctctaccaactgcactccTCTGCCGGCCTTTTagttcctttttttccccctcctcaTTGTTTCGCAGGCATCCATTTCTTTACTCTAATTTATTGGGACTGTTTAGAAGCCAGAAAAATCTGGAAGATCAAAACGAAGCATCCACTCTTTTTGTATTTACATTGTTAAAAGACATGTGAGACCATCAGACCCAAGGGGTTGGTTAGGGTTTGCCCCTATTAGATTCTTCATTTTCTATGATTAGTACAAATTACTTTATTTTTTTCATTCTAGATGGATCGTTAGTTCCCCATAATCTGTGATTTGGTTTTTGCATCTTAGATATGGAATTTTAGTGTTTAACCCCTATAATTTCTTTATTTCCCATTATGCAGTTTCCTATCTCTTTCTATCTGTTTTCCTTTTACATACTTTTAATAAACTCTCACAAActactttttttttcaattttaaatTGTATCTTCTATTCAGTCACTTTTTTCAATGTTTTGTTTATTTCAACGCAGAAGCACGGCTGCTGCAGCTACTGTCTCGAAGCTCCAGTCACCTGGATTCAATTTTAACTACCCACGCTgtttgtgaggagtttgcatgttctccttgagaGTGTGTGGGTCACCAGCACCattgctgctctggtttcctccaatatcccaaaggtggtgggggagggagatacaGTGGTGATTAAGTGGATTTtaatagggacatggatatgtggggaattaatggatatggataatgtataggcagaggagattagtttagcttgacaTCACGTTAAGCGTGTTaacactgaagggcctattcctgtgctgtactgttctatgttttatgacatACAGGTGGATAGGTTAATGGGTTACTGTACATTCCCTCTAGTATggaggtgagtgatagaatctgagaggagtggatgagaatgtagggagCATAAGTTATTGAAAAAATAGGGGAATGGAACTGGTCTCGGAGCTGACATAGattaaatgggccaaatggcctcctatgttGCAAGGAAATATGGAAAATTAAATGTGCTGATTGTTAAAACTCCTAGACTACTGATATGAATGTGTTTACCAGTATCATGTTTCTtcttccaatccaatccaataccAAACTTAACTTTTCTACACAGGCAGGGCAATACTACTTTTGAAGTGGAATTTTTAATTCAAGGGAATTCATATTTCTTtcaaaagtatttattttaaatatttgccaTGTAAAGAAAGCCATATCTACTGCTGCATCTATGGTATCTATTTTTTTCTGCCAACTTCAGCCATTTCTGACCTCATATTTTTGTAGATGGCTTTGAAAAAATATTAAGAACAAAATTGCCGATGTAACTGATTCACTCTCGaccttaaaataaaatgttgttttATTCTTATCATCATTAGCCAGATAATCACCTACTTCAATGTTACTAATTAACCTAATACTAAATCccatctgagttactctggcattttgtgtctatctttggtgtgaaccagcatgtaAGTCATGGTTTAAGTTATTAGCTGCAAATTAATGGGAAAAAAGAAAATGTATGGGCATGAATGAAGGAGAATAAGTTGTAGGAGTATGGAGAAATAAGAGTGATAAAGGACCAATAGGATTGTTTTCGATAGGAGGCATCATAGATctgacaggccgaatggcctccttctggttCCAGATACAATCTCAAATGTCCAGACATTGAACTGATTCAACTATATTCTCTAGGAACAGAAGCAAATATATTCAGCTGTTTCTGTTCCTTCATTTGACAATTGATCTTTCCAGTGGGATAGGATTTATGGGTTTAAGGGCCTATTTCTAGGTTGCATGATTATTGGTCAATCAAAATTGCAGTGTCCCTCTGTATTTAAGTAATCTTGTTACATAGTCCACTAATTTGATGATATATATCCTGTTTATCTGTAGGATTGTAGTTAATGACAGTTTTATTTCCTATTTTTCAGTACAATCTGTACTGAATTTAAATACAGGATACACTGGACTAATATCCAGTCTTAATACCAAATTCCAATTCTGCCAAACCCTGACAATAAAAGAAATATTGCCCAAATggtcaacctaaaacatcactcatttattgtttccagagatgctgcctgtcccgctgagttactcgagcattttgtgtctatcttcggtgtaaaccagcatctgcagttccttcccaccactACAAACTAAATATTGCAGTTCTAATGGGGATGTAGGAACATAAGGAACCTAGGAAAATACAATATGTGTCTAAATCATTTGAGGTGACAGGATATATTGATGCACATGGGATCCTGGGTTTCATAAATGAGCAGAAAGAATAAGTTAAGCCTTTATAAAAAAGTTAATTACACCACAACCAGAGTATTGGGTACAATTCTGCTCAAGAGAAttaaggaaagatttaaaaagcccCAGAGTGAGGAAAAAAATCGAGAATGTTTCCTGCAAGAACGGGATTTCAGCAACAAAGTTAGACTTTAAAAGATGGGGTTGCTTTTCATGGAACAAAGAAGGCTGATAGAAGAATGGGTAAGGTGGGTTTAAATCGGGAATTAGAGAAAAGCATCTTCCATCAGCAGATGTTTCAAGATCCAAAGATTTACAATATTTGACAAAAGattaatttcttctcatctctttaTAAACAGAGGCATTGTGGTCTGGAATTCACTCCCTGTGGGAGCAGAACCTTTGTAATCCACATGAAACTTTAACCCCTTTCCACtgggtcacaaggaactgcagatcctgaagtcttgagcaaaacccaaagtgctggaggaatccagcaagtcaggcagcatctgcggagggaatgtacaggcaatatttcaggctgggacccctcTTTCCACAGAGGCTACTTGATTAATTGACCAGCTCAACATCTCTATCATATTCTATTTTTATCTCAGATGTATCAATGACTTGCTAAATGCACAAAACCCCCCACAAATTCAACGATTGATGGAGGAGAAAAGGCACTGGGCTGGTGTTTCTGCTGGGTACAAGGTGATAGATACTGCTGCTGTGCTTTTGCATTGTGATTTGTCTCGCTCGAGTCCAATAACTTGAACTGTAAGCTGGCATAGAATGACTGAAAATTCAAAACGCATGAAAGACAAATCGAAGGAGAATACACTTCCCATTGTCCTTCACAGAACAGAAACCGCAGATCACACACAGCATTCACGAAAAATAAAACCTGTTTCTTTGAGATTTATTGATAAACATTCATTAATCACTTTCTTCTTTTTGATACGAGTGCTTTTTTACAGCATATTGCCCATAAAATCAAACAGAAAACATGAGAAaatatacattccaattttacaTATCTTTATAACCAACCAGACAACATTCAAGGAGACAACATTCTTAATTAAATGATCACAACATAACATCAACAATCAATACCGTGAATGTAAACAAAATTAATAGCAATACATTTATTGTATATCTTTTTTGTCATATACCTCAAAATATTTCAAGACTAGTATTAAAGAATGCATGCACATTAAATGAATGTTGCCTCGATGCTTGTTATCTCCAAGTGCAGCAGACAGCGATTCCCGAGTGCAGCTCATGCATGTAAACTCAAAGAACAACGTGCCCTCGAACACAATAAGGCATGTGTTTTAATGCAATGTCTACCACAGGAATCATTACCTCCCTATACGAGTCCCAGGAGAGATTTTTTTCTGCAAATAGAGCGTTTCTGATGACAGTGTGCGATAATGGTCCGTGACGTTGATGCTTGCCACTTGATACACCTACAGACAGATGCTGCCTCCCAAAAGTATGCGTATTTTTCTCTGCAAAGCAAAGCAGTCTTTTTCCTCCCGAGTCTGTAAGAGGTGGAATGCTAGGATCATGACAGGGGTATTTTAAACATCCGAACTCCAAAGTGATAGTTTGATTGACGGTCTCCAATCCATCCTCCCACCTGTTCGGTCGGGAGATGACTGGAGCTCAGGGGTCGTGCGCCAAGAGTATAATCATTGTTGCATGTGCTTTCCAAACAAGTATCAATGTAAGTTATACAATACCAGCGCTATTCGTCTTAGAGAGGAGAGGCATAAACAATTGGAGAAAGAATTGCAAGTTTCTGGGAAAGGGGATACACGCCTTAaaaataaaggtatttattcacaaaatgctggagtaactcagcaggtcaggcagcatctcaggagagaaggaatgggtgacgtttcgggtcgagacccttcttcagactgaaaataaagGACTTTGCTATCTTTCCAAACCGATTCTCCGGTTCCGACAGGGATAAAACAGGATAACTTTTTGCGTTTTAATTTATAAAAGCATATCCTCTCGAAGAAATGCACcgacaaaaacattttttttccaatgAACATGAATGCACTTTTAAAGTATGTTTTCTCCAGTTGGCGAACGATTGAATACAAACAGACATACGTTCTTTTACTAGAAAATAAGATTTTTGTTTGCATATTTCCCGGTGAGCCTGTCATTTCCAGTGTCGATGCAGCATCCACCCATAACAATGAAAACCCTTAAGTTCACACTGCCGGAGCTGGGCGCAGACTACGCGTTTCGTGGATGCCATGCCTTACCAGGGAAGTTCAGTGATCCTCGTTGCTTCACATCGACTTTCCACCGAAATCACTGACCCCTGAAGCAAATAAAAAGAGCGAAATCCACCCACTGCTATCCAAATCGAAATTTCGGCCTATATTTGACAACGTTCACATGCTTCCTGCTGGCGCTTACAGCGGGAGGCGATTTCGGGGGCTTGGGTGGCGTTTTCTTCTCTGGAACCTTCTTGGTAATTTTGAAAGTCTTTTCTTTTTCAGACTGCTTGAACCTTGGAAGGAAATGTGTCGAAATGTGTTGAGGTTTCACTCGGGGGCTATTCCCCTTTTTAACTTTGCCGCATTTATTTAAAGCCACGTACCATTCTCGACTGCTGTTCTCGCTCTTGTAAATGGCTGAGGCGTAAGTGTTGTAGCTGTTCTCCTGGTATCGCTCCCTGAAATTACATTCAGctgtaaacttcgtctacaaaAGGAGCAACACAAACAAAATTAGCCTTTATTTGCTTTAAGACATCTCAATAATGCAGTCAGCACAGATTTCACGCACAACACAGAAATTGGCCATTGGACCCAAAAATTCCTTGCCGTTTCACTTATGCTCCGTGCCAATAATCTCACCTCGCCTAACGATCTTTGCCTTCGATTCCTTTCTCCCAAAAATGTTTAACTAACTTGTCCTCAGTCGTATATTTGAGGGAGAACCGACCTACCAgaaactgtgtaagaaggaactgcagatgctggtttaaaccgaagatagacacaaaaagctggagtaactcagcgggacaggcagcatctctggagagaaggaataggtgacgtttcgggtcgagacccttcttcagacccaggaaAACTGTTAAAtttacaattaaaacaaaaatatgtTGGAAATACCCGATAAGTaagtcaacatctgtggagaaacgcGGTGAATGTGTCAGGTCGACGACCTTTCGTCAGAACCCGTAAATGCAACTTAGCTCAAAGTGAGCAATTAGCTTTTGAGCAATTAGCTCAAAGATTCTCTAATAATGAACTGCTTCGGAATGCGTCCTAGAAATAAATCACTGTAAGATAAGAACTTCAAACCAGATAAGAACTTCAAACCAGACGCCGGTTGCGGTAAAACCATAATTCGTATCTTTAAGACTTCAAAAAAATGCAAATGAATCCGTAGCAAACTCGCATTTTCAGCatatgtactttaaaaaaaaataactttgAGATAGTTTTGATCAAATATAACTGCATGTGAAAATGTACACTTATACATCTAACAATGGTTTTAGACAACTGCCTCTGCATAAGATTGTTATCTAGGAAAAATGTAATACTGTAGACATTGCATCCATATAACCTCCTCGTACACCTGCCCAGCCTTCTTTTGAAGCTCCGAATTTGCAATGAAATTCCAGAAGCCAAACTACAAACATTATTGGCAGCTATTGTCTGCCAATTTCCAGTTGTGGCATTCACGTTGAAACATGCCTCCCAAAATGTTCGGTATTTTGATAAATGTTGGCTGCTTAGCTTTCCGCTTGGAGGTCAAATTTAAAAGGGGTGATCTTAAACTTCGATACGAAATTATCGTTGCGTGACATGTCCCGTTTCCACGCCCGAGGCAGTCAAAATTGCAATTAATGCGAAGTGAATATTGCAGCATTTCAAAACGTGTCAAATCCTCCAGAGGAATTAAAAGAAAATCTCTTCTGTGCGGCAGTTGATAATTGCTAGGACACGTAAATGCTGGAATACAATATCCTTGCAACCCAATCACTGATTTAATTACGTTGCCATCTGTATTTTGAAAAAAAAGAAGACTGGTGTCAGGCGACTAGTCAAGATAAGAGACAGGAAGAAGAACTGGAGCAGTGTGACAACTTAATACATTGAATGGTTTAGCAGGATGCAGAATTAGTTGTACTATTGACTTTTATCTCATTTCAGATGTAAGTGGACAGATCGAGTTCTACAAAGGCCCATACTGACTGACGGGAGCAAGATCCACTTTGTTATTCCGAAACTTATTAAGCAATCACACAACTTCAACCAAGCATGACCGCTGGAGAGTCACGTGGCATTTAGCATCGATTGCATTAATTTTAGTAGCATCAACAGAAGGCAAGTTAGGTCAAATGTCAATTTGTGTGCTCAGAATCCCCGACGCAATCTAATGATTTGATTTCGTTGGGAACCTTGACAAGGTTGCACAAACCCTAAATAGTAACGATTACCATTACTATTACTAGTAACTACTGGATCATCATCTGGATAACATTTCACGAAGTGGTCCAGAGCAATAGGAAAACAAATCTCTTTTATATTTTAAGTTTGAAGCTGAATGGCCGTGCGACGTTTGCCATGTTCAACACTGGATAAAGTTAACAGATGGTTAAAAAGTACAATAATGCCTATCTATTTTGCGTAACTCGAAAGCGGCCATTCAAACATCTGAGTATTCTGTAGGCAATTTCATCCGGTAACTTTCAACGTAGTTTAGACTGAAATACAATGTAAGCAAAAAAAATGCTGAAATGACTTACTAGATGTTCGTACtgtgaaaaaaaaagtattttaagtGTGCAGGGAAATTTCGCGACTGGAATAAGATCAACAGCAAGCTTATTTTATTCATATTGTCAGTTTTGGATTTGAAGCCATATATTTCGTTATTTCCTTATGttatcagacccccccccccccccccccccatttcttaATTTGCAAATATTGCTGCTCCTCTTGCGTGAGTCAGCCATTTACGAAGTGGCTTTGAGCTTTTCTATCAAGTTGTCACGGTACGAGAGAGAACACTCAGATCGTGGGGACGTGGATGATTCCCGTTTTCATTTCaatgaaagagttagatttagctcttagggctaacggaatcaaggggcatgaggaaaaagccggaacggggtactgattttggatgatcagccatgatcatattgaacggcggtgctggctggaagggaataatggcctactcctgcacctattttccatgtttctacgaaACACTGGACATTTGGGAGGTTGCGCGCATTATAGCATCGCATCTCGGTTATTTAACAAGAGTAATGGATAATACGGCGAAATCCAATAATAAGCAAGGAATGGTTTTCGAATGGTCAGGAGACAAATCCTCACTAATTCTTACGATGGCGTAATGTTTAGATGATTTACCGTGGACTGAGCGAAACTTTTTGGAACCAATGATGTTAAAAAAGATGTCGTCTCAGTTGCGGATGTTCAAACACTCTCATGTTGTCAGCTAGATCTCGTTTTGAACCATTCATTCATCAGTGAGCGGGCGGGTGCACCTGACAAATTTGTGCAATTAACATCCAACATTTACACTTGTACGATGCACAGACATTTGAAGAATGGTCTATCTTAAAGGCCCTGTACAAATTTAAGCACCCTCGACCTCCTACAATACTCACCGTAGCGTGGAGTTTCCCTTTTTTACTCATCGCTAAAAAACGATTGCTAAAAATCCCACGGATTCCCACTATCCCTTGAGACACGGCGAATATTTCTAAAATACCTAGAAGTGAAATTAAACAAGAAAGAAATGTTAACGTCGTGTTTCAAAAATGTACTACCAAGGGAAGGCTAAAGGCAAGCTTCCTTTGTTTAAAGGCCTTTTCAACCATCGCTTTTAAAGCTGGTTTTCACTTATATCAAGTAACGATTTGAAATTCTGAAATGCCAAATATGCTCTGCATTTTACAATATATGCCACTTTTTATTATCATTGCAGGGATTACACTAATATAGCATGTGTATGGTGAGATTGCAGATCACAAAGTTTCGCAGGTTGAGAATTAGAGATGGCTTGCTAAGAAATATTTAAACAATAATGACTTTCTTTTCAGTTTTATGATTTGTGCATCATGGTGTTTTCAAGCGTTATATGAATCATACATTCAGAAATGTGTTATTTCCAGATATTAACTAGCCAGATCGACCACACCATGTTCTAACGCAATAACTCCAAGCACTCAGTTCCCTTTAGCCCTGCACCTGTTACCAACATACTTCGCAGTTTAACGTGACCACAGTGAAGCACTGGCCAGACAACCTGTCCCCGGAATCACTAATCGCAAAATCGATCTTTATAACAGAAATAGCTTTGCAAACACACGCCACTTCCAGTTACATGGAAATAGAATAATGATAATTATACAAT
This region of Rhinoraja longicauda isolate Sanriku21f chromosome 1, sRhiLon1.1, whole genome shotgun sequence genomic DNA includes:
- the fgf5 gene encoding fibroblast growth factor 5, which encodes MRLHLLLRLLFLNRAIHFASGYIEQVVSAESPQGRANESSSAMQSRRSLRNIYQWNRSGPRTGRLFCRVGIGFHLQIQADGKVSGSHEANLFSILEIFAVSQGIVGIRGIFSNRFLAMSKKGKLHATTKFTAECNFRERYQENSYNTYASAIYKSENSSREWYVALNKCGKVKKGNSPRVKPQHISTHFLPRFKQSEKEKTFKITKKVPEKKTPPKPPKSPPAVSASRKHVNVVKYRPKFRFG